AAATACTTTGCCGGGAGAGAAGGCAAAATCAGAATCGGCGATGACAATTGTATGGTAACAGGGCAGTGAAGGCAGAAAAACAACATTTTTATTGTCATAGGGAAGGTTTAACTTTTTTGCTTCTTTAGGTGTTATGGAATAGCCTAATACGGCGGAGGACTGATCGGTTTGATTTTCCCATCCGGTACAAAGGACTGAAAGGCGTGTTGCAGGCATGGCATCTACCCATTTATAAATTTCCTTTTGCTGAGACTTGTCATGTGAAATCCATCCTTGCTGGCCGTAGCTGACAAAAATCAGTTCAGGGTTCTGTGTAAATTCATAATCTTCAATTAATTCGGGAATTCTTTCGCACTCTTCAAGGTAATCACCGATTAATTCGCAAAGATGTTGATAATAAGAAATCATCTGTAGGCACCGCAATCGGCTTTGTCTTACACGTTCGATTACTTTATTGCGGTCTTTTTCCTTGCCGCTGAAGTGTTTGCCTATATCCTTGAGGGAAATTCCCATTGAGTGATATTTAAAATAAGAGAGCAATCTGAAAATATCATTTTCATCATAATAGCGGTATCCATTTTTTCTCTTTTTGCTTCAATAATCTCTTTTCCCTCAAGAAAATGAAGTGCGCCCGGCGTTATCCCAAGAATTCTCGCTACTTCGCTTACATGATATTTCACTGTAAACACTCCAAAACCCTGTAGCAACTATCAGATTTTCTGATGAAAATTGCATAATTTTTGTATATGTTTTTACTTCTATATAATTATACACAGTTGGGCAATTCGCAGCAAATACGTACCTCAGCAGAAACAAATTATGATTGGGCTGAAATAGTTTAGATAGTAAAATATACTATTAAAGCCAAATCAACAGTTCAGCAAAAAATAGTGCAAAGTTTAAAGCCTCCGCAGATTCAGGCAAGACGCATTTTGCCTGAAAAGCGAAGGCTTTAAACCAGTTCATTTGGGTAAGGTTCAGCTTTATATTGGGAACATCTGCTGATTGGGGCAGCAGAAAGTAAAGCTGGCTAAAGTTATATGACAATTAATACTACACATCTTATGTATCGGCTATTTGGAAAAAATATAGAGGCAAAAGATAAATACACTAAGGACAATAGCAGAAAACATAAGTATTATATTCAGATATTTTTTTACTATAGGCCGCAAAAAAACAATCAAAGTGACAATTAAGCACGGCACTAATCCTATTACTGAATACTGCAATTCGTCACCTTCCATTGTGCATTATCTGTTGCCTTGTTTCTTTAGTTCCTGCTCGAGCCACTGGGATAGGTTCAAGGTTCTTGCCTCTTTGATATCAATTGGGTCAGACAGGTTTTTTGCCATATTCTCATCCGAATCCTGACTGGATAAACTGCTTGAAGGTATCTCTGCACTGTCTGTTTGAATATCGATAGAATCGCGCGTTGTAGTATCACCGTTATTTGCTTGTGCCTTCAGAACTGTAAATGCCATATTGTCATGGTTATCGAAACCATTTGCATTTCCCGCGGCCGATAACTTGGCTTCGAGCCTTGTTACATCGCGTACAAGATTTAAATTGCGAACTTCCAGGTCATTTTTTTCTTTGATAACACTGCGCAGCTTATCCTGTGTTTCCATAAACCGCGATATAAGGGATTGGAACATCGCTTTTTGCTGCTCCAGTTGAGAGAGGTTGTTTCTAATCTCGTTTTCCATTACATTGACCTTTTCACAAAGCTGTTCAATTTGCAGCTTGAGTTGCCGGTTTTCCTGTTCGTTGCGGGAGCATTTCGACTTCAGTTCATTTACTAAAGGATTGTTTTCGCTGTTCTGAACAAGGACGGTTAAAGTTTTTACCTTATCTATCAGTCTTGCATTGACCTTGTCCTGCTCCTCGAGCCGCTTGAGAAGAGCGGCTTTGTCGTCCTCTTCTTTTTTCAAGGCCTTATAGACCATTTCGAGCTTATTAATATAGCTTTTTTCTGACTGGATAAGATAATTGGACTGTTCGCTCTTAATTTTCTTGAGCGATTCTTCAAGCTGCCTATTGCGCTGCAATACTGCTCCCAGCTTTTCTGAGACAGCATTCTTTTCATTGGTAGTGCTTTCCTTGAGAAGCTGATTTTTGTGTTCAGCTTCTTTGAGCTGATTTAGCAAAGCCATGTTTTCTTTTTTAAGCTGTTCCAATTCTCTGTTGTATTCATCCTGCTTCTGCTGGACGTTCTCAAGTTCTCTTATTTTGTTCTTAAGTTCATCATTGATTTTCTTACTGTTTTCCAACTGTGCTGACAAGCTTTCTATTTCGTCCTCCTTCTGCTGCAGCATTTGACGCAGCTTTTGTAGTTCTGCCTCAGCCTCTCTGATCTGGGCATTTTCTGCGCGCAAAGCCTCATTATCGCTTTCCATATTCTTTATCTTGAGATTCATTTCGTCTATGATTTTCGTGTAATGCTGTTCTTTTTCCTGGGACTCTCTCTGAAGATTTGCAAGGCGTTTTTCCGCATCGGACAATTGAGAACGCAAAAGGGCACACTCCTGCGAAAGGTTTCCTTTTTCCGATACTAACTCTCTGATCTGTTGTTCTAGATTTGTCCGCATCTGCTCCAAGAAATCTTTGAGCTCTTTTGCATATTGGACGACGCTGCTTTTGGAGTATCCGCCGAATGTAGCCGGCTTTAGTTTCTCCTTGAGCTCATCTTCAATGCTTCGCTCTGCGACAGTAGGCATTTTCGCAAAAGGTATTTCATTCGATTTGAAATCAGGGAAATCGTTCATACTAACCCTTCCTCTCCGCGGTACCTAAATGTATCGGGTACCCAAGTTGAAATTTTTCGGCTTCGCCCTTTTTTATTTCGATTATATGTTTTGCGCCTTTTACAAAACTTCCGATTCTCCATGGCTTAACGGATTCAGTCTTTAAGACCTTGAAATCATTGTCCAAATAAACAACGTCGATAGGGAAGCGCATAAAACATGTATGAATACAACTGCAGTTTTTTAATAACAGCGCTTCATTCGGCGACATATTCTTTTTAAACATCAGTCCCTTAAATCGTTTCCAAAACGTGTTTGCCACTTTGACCTCGGAAAACAGAAACTCGCCGTTTTGGTAGATAATCATGATTAAAGTCCCCCAAGCGTTTGTAAGATTGTTGGTATTGCAGGGCCTAACAGGATAATGAAGATAACCGGGAAAATGAATAATACGAGTGGTATGAGCAACTTTATTGGTATTTTCATAGCGGCTTCTTCAACCCGCTGTTTATGCGCTGTACGGATCATTTGTGCCTGAGCGGTAAGGACATTCTGCATTGATATTCCTAACTCGTCCGCTTGAACCACTGCGCTTACAAACAGCCGAATTTCTTCGATATTGCATCGTTTGGCGAAACGCTTCAGTGCATCTTTTCTCGGGCGTCCGAGCGCAATTTCCTGCTGAGCGACATATAGTTCATCTATAAGAGGGCCTTCGCTTTTACTAACAACATAGGCAAGGGCCTGATCAAATCCAAGACCCGCAGAAACACTGACGCTTAGAAGGTCTAATACTTCGGGCATCTGTGACTGAAGAGCGTTTTTGCGTTTTGTAATTATGCTTGTCAGCGAGAATCTGCGTAATGCATAACCTGCGTAAAAACCTCCCAGTGCAAACAGAGCTACAATAAGAGGCGGCTTTTTCAGTAAAATTCCAATATATCCGCAAATGATAGTTAACCCGAGTATGATAAGCACGTTCATTGCAGCGTAGTTCCTTGCCGACATGCGTATACCCGCTTGGGAGAGCTGGTCCGTCAGCCTTTTCAGCGACTTTTTGCTCATAGGCAGAACGCTGCCGATATATCCCAGCAGACGGGTAAGCATAGGCTTAAGAAAGCGTTCATTGAAGGGAAGATTCATTGCATCCAATTCGTCTTTTGGTTTTTGTCCTAATTCTTTAACGCTTTCGAGACGTTTATTTAGCCTGATTGTCCGCTTGCCTGTATGACTTAAAAGCATAACTACGATGCAAAATACAAGGACAGCGCTGCTGAACGGCAGAATAAATTTCATATCATCACCCTTAGTACTTAATGTCTACCATTTTGCGTATTATAAGGAATCCTACTATTTCAAGCAGCACGCTTATCCCGAGCATTATGTAGCCATATGTAGTTGTAAAAAGCGGCTGCATATATGAAGGATTAATCATAGAAATTGCGGTAAGGAGAATTAACGGAAGCAAACCGATAATTTTTCCTGAAGTTCTGCCTTGGGCTGTAAGGGTTTTCACATTTCTCTTTATTTGAATTCGGTTGCGGATTGTCGCAGATATATTATCAATAATCTCGGCGAGATTGCCGCCGACCTGTCTTTGGATGATGACTGCTGTATTCAAAAGCTCCATATCCTTGCTTTGCATGTGCTCGGCAATCTTGTTGAGGACTTCTTCCAAATTGACTCCCAGTTCAAGTTCCCTCGAAGCCTGCATAAACTCATAGCCCAGCGGCTCAGGCAGGTCTCGTGCGATATTGGCGATTGCCTGCTCGAAGGAGAAGCCCGCCCGCAGGCTGTTGGAAATAATCATCAAAGCGTCTCCGAGCTGTGCGTTAAACTTTTCAATCCTCTTTTTATGGGCGATAGAAACGATAATCGGAGGCAACGCCGCACCTATCACTACGAATATGAGGCACGCAAAGATGTTGCCGCTTATAGCGAAAGCGAGCAGAGCCGGCAGTATTGACGCGCATATCCACATCATCAGGTACTCTTCCGGCTGCAGTTTAATTCCTGCCGTGATCAGGTCAGCCCTAATCTTTTGCGGAACGTGCAGAAAGGAAAACTTTGATTTCTTTACCTTTCTCCGGCGAATACGCGTCTCTTCTTCAGTTCCCACTGTTTTCAAGGCATTGAGTCTTGAATTTAGATTTATACTCCTTCTAAATACACGGCCGAGAATCATCACTGCCAAGCAGTAAGCCAGAACAGAAGCGGATATCGCCAATAATATATTCATTTTGATTCTCCTCACCTGGTAAACCAATCATCACGGATAACTACCCCGTTATTCTTTAATTTGTCAAGTATATGAGGATGGATACCCGTTGCCTCAAATTTACCGTGAATTCTTCCGCTTGAATCGTATCCCTCAGGACGGAAAACAAATATATCCTGAAGGGTGACCGTATCGCCTTCCATACCGACTACTTCAGATATGCTGACGATCTTGCGGCTCCCGTCACGCATACGCGCTTGATGAACAATCAGATCTATCGCGGAGGCTATCTGTTCGCGGATTGCCTTAACCGGAAGATCCATTCCTGCCATCAATACCATTGTTTCGATACGGGAAATGACATCCCGCGGAGAATTGGCGTGTACTGTGGTTAATGAACCGTCGTGGCCGGTATTCATGGCCTGGAGCATGTCCAAAGCCTCACCCGACCTGACCTCGCCAACGATTATCCTGTCCGGTCTCATACGGAGTGAGTTCCTAACAAGATCCCTTATGGTGATTCTTCCTTTGCCCTCAATGTTGGCGGGACGGCTTTCCAGTGTGACTACATGCCGCTGCATGAGCTGAAGTTCAGCGGCGTCCTCAATCGTTATAATGCGCTCGCTCTCCGGTATATAACCTGAGAGAACATTAAGGAGCGTTGTTTTACCGCTGCCAGTACCACCGGAGACTACGATGTTGCATCTGCCCTTTACACATGCCTCCAAAAACAAGGACATACCGGTTGATAACGTATTATAATTAATCAAGTCAGTGATTTGCATAGGTGTTTTTTTGAATTTTCGGATAGTTATACACGGCCCTTTTACAGATATCGGCGGTATGACCGCGTTGACACGGGAACCGTCTGAAAGGCGGGCGTCAACCATTGGATTTGCCTCGTCACACCGGCGTCCGACAGCGGAGACGATGCGGTTAATGATATTAAGAACATGTTCATCATCTTTGAAAAAGACGCCTGCTGCTTCCAATTTGCCTTTTCTCTCTATATAGACACTTTTAGGTCCGTTGACCATAATTTCAGAGATGTCCGGATCGCGCACCAGCTTCTCAATAGGGCCTAATCCGACGACATCGTCATATATCTCCTGAGCAATCCTGTTTTCCTCAGCCCGGGTCAGAGTGACATTTTGTTTTGCAATGCTTTCCTTTATGACATCCATCATATCCAGAGGCTGATCATCTGGGTTTGCCGACTCAAGGAAACGTGAATTATAGATATCTATTACTTCACGGTGAACAGCCTCTTTTAAATCCGCGTATTTATCAATCAGCGCAGTCTGTGGATTATCAAACGGAGAATCAAAAATAGGGTTTTGACCAAATTTAGTTCTGTCCATCCGTTCTTTGAGAGACAAGACTATTACCGCCTTTCCTTACTTTCTGAACAAGCCTTTTTTTGTGTTGCTGTTGTTTTTCTCAGGTTCGGTACTTTGGTCAAGCTGATTTGCAATCATTGTATAGGCTTTGCTTATTTTGCTGTTCGGAGCATCTAAAACCACCGGTATACCTTGATTAAGGGCGTCGACCATGGTTTTCTGGTCATAAGGTATACTGGCCCATATTGGCATTTCCAATGCGTTTGCGACATTCGCAATGCTTATGTTTCCGGGGTATTGCTTGCCGATAATCAGCTTTATCTTTTTATCATCGACCAGAGATTTCAGTACCGTCAGAGCTTTTTTTGAGTTTCTGAGAGCGGCTATATCCATATCTGTGACAAACAGGATTTCAGAAGCCGCGTCGAAACACGACAGGTTAATGTCGCTGAAAGAGGTGGCAGTATCAACAATTACATAGTCATAATAGGACCTTAATGAGGCTGCAATCCTTTCTGTCTGCATTACTGAAATGCCTTCAGCAAACTCAGGGCTTCTGGGGTTGGATAAGAGGTTGACGCCAGAAGCATGGAGAGAGCAGAATCTCCTGATGGTATCTGCATTCGGATTGCTCTGTTCCTGAAGCAAATCCGAAATGGTATCTTTTGAATCAATGCCCATAAACACATTCAGATCCCCAAACTGAAGGTCATAGTCGAGGAGCATTACTTTCCTTTTTCTTTGGGCAAGCTTAACCGCAAGATTGGCGGCTAAAGCGGTTTTGCCTATACCGCCTTGCGCCCCAAATACGACGATTAGCTTCGACTTCCATGTAGTAGCGGCGGTATTTTCCATAGCAATAATACGGGTCATTTCATTGGAATAAATACCGTGAAGCTGCTCTATCAGGCTTTCACTGTCTATTGAAAGTGGAAGTATGTAATGTACTCCAGTCTGCATGATCTTGCGCAGATTAATTGGGTCGTTTTCGTCGCTTAAAACAACCGGAATGGTCCTCGGCCTTAAAAGGTAAATCTGTTGGCAGGTGCGCAGCGCTTTATTGATATAATCAGTGACGACCACCAGGATAATATCCGGATGCTTTCTGCTGATTTCGTCGAGAACTATATTTTCATCCTTAACATTGCCTACAAGTTCAATCTGATCACTGCTGAGCAATGAATGTATATATCCGCTTGTATCATCGCTTGAGAAAATTAAAACTCTTAGTTTCATTGGTCCTTACCCTTTCATCGCGGAATTCAATTAACCTTTGACAGCCACAGTTCTTGCCTCGACTGTTACTGTCTCGTCGTCCGTCTGGGATCTGAGGGTTAGTTTTATCTTGCCGACTTGCTGGTATAACAGAAGGTCAATTGATTCCTGCGGCGTTACAAGCAGCGTGATATTTTTGCCTCCGGTGTCACTACTCTCATTTTCGCTTTGACTGCTCGAGCTACTGCTGGTTTTGTTGTTCTCCTGATTGTTAAAAGTGTTATTGACGGCGACAACCTGTTTTTTCTGCATGATCATCTGCGCTCGCATTACTGATATACTTGTATTTTCAGCTGAAGAGAGTTTATAGATAGCGATCACATCAACTGTATTTCCGACTTTCAAAAGATTGTCGAGCGCCCCTTGTGCGTCGTTTTCAAAGCTTAAAGTTACTGCACGCATGCCTTTTGGAATTTTTACCGCCAGACCGTATTTCGAATCCTCAGCATTATCAGTGTTGCTTTCTGTTATCTGATCGCCAGATCGGATTTCTTCGGTTGCAATCTTCCCGACAACCTTTGAAACATCTGAAAATGCATCGCTTTTGATGTCTTTGGCGTTTATGTTTTTTGTTTTCAGCATTTCTTTGGTGATTACAGTCATAGGATTTATCTTCTGTACAGCAACTACGACTTTAGTTTGTTTGTTTTCAACGGCTTTCTGTGTGGATTTCTTAGGAATCATGATAGAGAGCACACAAATGAAGGTTAGGGCAGCCGCAATAATGGCTATTATCTGAATTTTTTTCATTAAATCAACCCCAGAAATAGATTTTGTTTATCGGCCTGGACTCCAAACACCGTTACTGTTTTGTTCATAAGCTGAACCGTTGATGGTGACTTTTATCGGCACCTCATTAAGGCCGAATAACCTTAAGGTTGTGCATTTATATGTATCCGTAAATTTCATAACAACCTTACATTCACGGCGTGTCCTTGAATTTTCAACCGTAGTATATTCTGTTTGAATTTGATCATCTCTAAGGCCATTCTTAATACCGTATTCTCTTACGATTTCGTCGAATTTTTGGGCGGGATCGTCTGCTTCCCATATCAACTGAGACTGTTCAAATCTCGCGTCACGCATGATTTGACCTATTTCCATTAGGCGGGCCCGTTTTATCGCGAGGAGTCCTATGTCTGTTGCCATTGCTGCCATACCAACCAAAACGATGAATACGAAAGCAAAGAGTACTGCGATATTCCCGCGTTCTTCGCTAAAATACCTTTTCAATTCGTTGACACCCCTTTTATGACTAACCTGTTTTATA
This DNA window, taken from [Clostridium] cellulosi, encodes the following:
- a CDS encoding hypothetical protein (Family membership), which translates into the protein MKYHVSEVARILGITPGALHFLEGKEIIEAKREKMDTAIMMKMIFSDCSLILNITQWEFPSRI
- a CDS encoding hypothetical protein (Family membership), producing the protein MNDFPDFKSNEIPFAKMPTVAERSIEDELKEKLKPATFGGYSKSSVVQYAKELKDFLEQMRTNLEQQIRELVSEKGNLSQECALLRSQLSDAEKRLANLQRESQEKEQHYTKIIDEMNLKIKNMESDNEALRAENAQIREAEAELQKLRQMLQQKEDEIESLSAQLENSKKINDELKNKIRELENVQQKQDEYNRELEQLKKENMALLNQLKEAEHKNQLLKESTTNEKNAVSEKLGAVLQRNRQLEESLKKIKSEQSNYLIQSEKSYINKLEMVYKALKKEEDDKAALLKRLEEQDKVNARLIDKVKTLTVLVQNSENNPLVNELKSKCSRNEQENRQLKLQIEQLCEKVNVMENEIRNNLSQLEQQKAMFQSLISRFMETQDKLRSVIKEKNDLEVRNLNLVRDVTRLEAKLSAAGNANGFDNHDNMAFTVLKAQANNGDTTTRDSIDIQTDSAEIPSSSLSSQDSDENMAKNLSDPIDIKEARTLNLSQWLEQELKKQGNR
- a CDS encoding hypothetical protein (Family membership), which encodes MIIYQNGEFLFSEVKVANTFWKRFKGLMFKKNMSPNEALLLKNCSCIHTCFMRFPIDVVYLDNDFKVLKTESVKPWRIGSFVKGAKHIIEIKKGEAEKFQLGYPIHLGTAERKG
- a CDS encoding type II secretion system F domain-containing protein (High confidence in function and specificity) gives rise to the protein MKFILPFSSAVLVFCIVVMLLSHTGKRTIRLNKRLESVKELGQKPKDELDAMNLPFNERFLKPMLTRLLGYIGSVLPMSKKSLKRLTDQLSQAGIRMSARNYAAMNVLIILGLTIICGYIGILLKKPPLIVALFALGGFYAGYALRRFSLTSIITKRKNALQSQMPEVLDLLSVSVSAGLGFDQALAYVVSKSEGPLIDELYVAQQEIALGRPRKDALKRFAKRCNIEEIRLFVSAVVQADELGISMQNVLTAQAQMIRTAHKQRVEEAAMKIPIKLLIPLVLFIFPVIFIILLGPAIPTILQTLGGL
- a CDS encoding type II secretion system F domain-containing protein (High confidence in function and specificity) gives rise to the protein MNILLAISASVLAYCLAVMILGRVFRRSINLNSRLNALKTVGTEEETRIRRRKVKKSKFSFLHVPQKIRADLITAGIKLQPEEYLMMWICASILPALLAFAISGNIFACLIFVVIGAALPPIIVSIAHKKRIEKFNAQLGDALMIISNSLRAGFSFEQAIANIARDLPEPLGYEFMQASRELELGVNLEEVLNKIAEHMQSKDMELLNTAVIIQRQVGGNLAEIIDNISATIRNRIQIKRNVKTLTAQGRTSGKIIGLLPLILLTAISMINPSYMQPLFTTTYGYIMLGISVLLEIVGFLIIRKMVDIKY
- a CDS encoding type II secretion system protein E (High confidence in function and specificity); its protein translation is MSLKERMDRTKFGQNPIFDSPFDNPQTALIDKYADLKEAVHREVIDIYNSRFLESANPDDQPLDMMDVIKESIAKQNVTLTRAEENRIAQEIYDDVVGLGPIEKLVRDPDISEIMVNGPKSVYIERKGKLEAAGVFFKDDEHVLNIINRIVSAVGRRCDEANPMVDARLSDGSRVNAVIPPISVKGPCITIRKFKKTPMQITDLINYNTLSTGMSLFLEACVKGRCNIVVSGGTGSGKTTLLNVLSGYIPESERIITIEDAAELQLMQRHVVTLESRPANIEGKGRITIRDLVRNSLRMRPDRIIVGEVRSGEALDMLQAMNTGHDGSLTTVHANSPRDVISRIETMVLMAGMDLPVKAIREQIASAIDLIVHQARMRDGSRKIVSISEVVGMEGDTVTLQDIFVFRPEGYDSSGRIHGKFEATGIHPHILDKLKNNGVVIRDDWFTR
- a CDS encoding response regulator receiver protein (High confidence in function and specificity), with amino-acid sequence MKLRVLIFSSDDTSGYIHSLLSSDQIELVGNVKDENIVLDEISRKHPDIILVVVTDYINKALRTCQQIYLLRPRTIPVVLSDENDPINLRKIMQTGVHYILPLSIDSESLIEQLHGIYSNEMTRIIAMENTAATTWKSKLIVVFGAQGGIGKTALAANLAVKLAQRKRKVMLLDYDLQFGDLNVFMGIDSKDTISDLLQEQSNPNADTIRRFCSLHASGVNLLSNPRSPEFAEGISVMQTERIAASLRSYYDYVIVDTATSFSDINLSCFDAASEILFVTDMDIAALRNSKKALTVLKSLVDDKKIKLIIGKQYPGNISIANVANALEMPIWASIPYDQKTMVDALNQGIPVVLDAPNSKISKAYTMIANQLDQSTEPEKNNSNTKKGLFRK
- a CDS encoding hypothetical protein (Family membership) — translated: MKKIQIIAIIAAALTFICVLSIMIPKKSTQKAVENKQTKVVVAVQKINPMTVITKEMLKTKNINAKDIKSDAFSDVSKVVGKIATEEIRSGDQITESNTDNAEDSKYGLAVKIPKGMRAVTLSFENDAQGALDNLLKVGNTVDVIAIYKLSSAENTSISVMRAQMIMQKKQVVAVNNTFNNQENNKTSSSSSSQSENESSDTGGKNITLLVTPQESIDLLLYQQVGKIKLTLRSQTDDETVTVEARTVAVKG
- a CDS encoding putative membrane protein (Hypothetical protein), translated to MKRYFSEERGNIAVLFAFVFIVLVGMAAMATDIGLLAIKRARLMEIGQIMRDARFEQSQLIWEADDPAQKFDEIVREYGIKNGLRDDQIQTEYTTVENSRTRRECKVVMKFTDTYKCTTLRLFGLNEVPIKVTINGSAYEQNSNGVWSPGR